CTTTGTTAATTCTAGGGATTCGAATTATTTCATTCTTAttaaatttatataaatataacgTCGATTGTTCGACAACGACAATATTTGTAGCAAATTTAAAAGGCTTTGTTAACACTTTAAAAGAATCTTCACTGTAGTTAAGTTGGAAATTACACTTTGgataaagttttttctttgctaaTGTCAACTTagataataaattaaaaatattaGATGCGGCTACTGCTCTGTTGATAAGTTTCTGCATCGAATCTGTTTTGTATACGTTAACAGAGTCGATAAACTTTTTTAAATCTGTGCattctaattttttaaacGTGGTGTCATCAGAGATTTgtttaataaataaacaaacgtcactattttcaattatattgTAATTATAAAAAGTGTCAGATGCATCGTAGTCTTTGCTGTTAAATCTTTTAATTAATGTAAGTACAGTGTTTAATAAGCTTATGcgatcaaaaacaaaatatttttcttctttttgtaTTATCGGAATtataatttcaaacaaacctCGTTCATACCAAAGAAATTTATGCTCAGTTCGGTCTTTGCCTTGTGTAGATTTAGtatttaatgataaaaaatagtACGAAGGCCAATCAATATAAGGTAAGTAAATTAAGCTTTTATTCGTagataaaaatttatcatgTTTTACGATTTCTTGAACATCGCTAGAACGATCAAAGATCTCTTTACCTaatgaataacaataaattataaaatatttaaataatttcatcTTAAAAGAGCTTTAGAATTATTCATCGAAGAGAGATAAAcataataaatattgatttatttatcagAACGTAGAGTGTGCAGCCCAcataattaatttcaaaaacaattattgaaAAGGCAATTGGTCAAATAATTGTCTAATTTTATTTACTTTATTAATATCAATTTTATAATCAGGAATAGCATGTTTATTGTCCATAAAAACATCTATCatggacatcatcatctgatcatTTAAgtagaattttaaaatttcatctttatttaattcaaatttgacAGCAGTATGGTTTTCGTtaacgaattttttcatttggtcaAGTAACTCTTCTTTAATAACATTGGAATATGTATTATTCCATTTATCATCCGTTAAAACTTTCACCAAGTTAGTTTTGTACTCCATTAGTAATTCATTTGCAATTCTATACGGAGTTGAAACGTCTTCTAGCTGTTGTTtcaacattttattattaatatatgGTTCTactaaaaaataattatcttTTAAAACATAGTAAAGTGATTCTGTCATTAGTATGTCACTGATACTTCTTGTTTTATTAAAACGTTCATCTGAATCTtcggataattttttcataatacagttttaaaaaagaaaatagtATTTCTTTATAAGTCTATAATTAATTGCTAAATTATTCAGAAGTgtaaaataagaaaatttcgCTTTTATTCGTCTATTTCAGTATCACTATTTAATAAAACTATATCGGAATTACTGATAGATACTTGTGATttataaatattaaaaatttgtGAACTAGACGCTAtttgttttacatttttatcatctcTAATTTTAACTAAACGCGGAAATCTAAGTCCTATCCCCGATATACCCATTTCGTTACAAGCGGTATGAACTGgagaaacaaataaatctgCTGCTCTTACTTCTAAAACAACACTTGGATCAAACCAAACATCTGGGACTAAATTTGACACGACAGATTGTGGCTTATGTTTTATAATGCTAGTTTCCAACTGTTTATGGAGCTCAGTTAgctgattatcatcaaatccCGTTGCTATTTTGCAAACAGTTCTATAATTATCGTCTTCTTCATCGTACACAGACATTAAAAATGATCCGTACACATTGGTTCGCCGGCCTTTGCCGTAATAAGCACCTACAATCGCTAAATCTATAGAATCTCCTATTGTTTCAATATAATCCTTCTTAACTTTTAACCAATTTGTGTTTCTTTTATTCGGTTCGTAATAAGACAATGGaccattcaataatttaatcatcaatcctTCAGTGTTACTATCTATTGCCTCttgcaaaaatttttcaatattgtcTAAGctagataaattttttccaactgATAAATTAACATTGACTAAATTATCATCTTCCTTCGAAGACTTAAATGAGTCTTTCGCTTCTGAAATTTTTAGACATTTGGTAAAAGACTCAGCGTCTTTCACAAGTTTTTCTAAATACTTTAATCTTTCTTCAAGAGGTTGATCTAACAACACAAGATCATCCACTGCAATACAGTCAAATACGTATAAAGCTACTTTGACATTGGCCACCATTTCTGTAACTTTTCGCTTTCTAGTTGATAAAACCTGAAAAgacaaaatattattattgtcgcCAACTGCCACTACTTCAGCATCCAAAATAAAAGCTCTTGAAAATTTCTTAACTATAGAATCATGAATGTCAAAGTATTtgttatttaaattttccatttggcGGCTAAACAAGCTAACCTTTCCATCTGAGGTTCGATGAATTTGTATTCTTTCTCCATCATACTTGTACTCCGCCCGCACACCTGAGCCAGGAATCAAAGTAACAAGTTCTTTAAAACTTTTGCAAGATTTAGCAAGCATAGGCAAAATTGGAAAACCAATAGTTAGATTGCattcttttttgattctcTCAATACTTGCTCCtgtcaataaataaaaagtaAGTAACCATAAGTTAGGCATTCTAGCGTAACAAACTTTGAAGACGGTGTTCAAGTTGTTAGATGCGACCTCAATATTTTCAGCAGGCGAAACATAAGTCACATATTCCTTATCTAATtggtttgaatttaaaaGACAGTgacaattgtttttgataaACGTTAAAGAGCACGAATGTATtccattatataataatttcgaTCTCAACTCATTCATTTCTGTTGATTcgctcaatttttttaccgATAGTTTACAGAAAGTCTGAGCCAATGTagatattattttatttttctgaaCACCAATCCTCAaagatttcaaaaaaaatcttagcaaaaatttcaactcctcgttttttgttggtaATACTagtttattaataatttgtaGCTTCTGCTTCACTGCACTCGCTCCAGAAACTTTACATAATTCCTCGTAAGCATTTATTACATCTTTAACTGTAATAGAAGCAGGAGCTATCAAAAATCCTTTGGGTTTATGAAATAGCATCGCCACGGTACCTAAATCTCCTTGATCTTTTAAGTGCTTTTTAAGTTGAAGCGTGGACAAACCACAAGCTTCCTGGACAACCTTGAAAATTATGTTTTCACCTATTCCTGCATCTAATCCAAGATGTTCTGGCCCTgtagagtaaaaaaaaaaagaaataatatACAATACAGACTCAGGAGTAACGATGCTGCAGTAAACCAGCAAGTTGGTAATTATATTTGAAATGTATTTTGAACTATTAGAACCACTTTTGTAAGTTTCTTCGATTTTCTGGCAAACCTTCGCTAAAAAGCTAAATAGCAAAACGCCATTTGACAATAAAGTTTTATCTTCTAAGAGACTTGTGATGAGTTCATCTCCTTTTTCATCAACACATATAAAATTGTCAAAGCTAACCATCCACCCTATAAAATAACTTATTCTTGACTACTGTTACATAGCAAAGAACAGTACGAAatcctatttttttcaactgaatgagagataaaaaaatatacgagtcgaaatcaaatattatttAATTTAGTGAATAATCTTATTTTTGGTATTCTAGATATTATTATCTGGAT
The DNA window shown above is from Dermatophagoides farinae isolate YC_2012a unplaced genomic scaffold, ASM2471394v1 contig1, whole genome shotgun sequence and carries:
- the LOC142597871 gene encoding uncharacterized protein LOC142597871 encodes the protein MVANVKVALYVFDCIAVDDLVLLDQPLEERLNLDNIEKFLQEAIDSNTEGLMIKLLNGPLSYYEPNKRNTNWLKVKKDYIETIGDSIDLAIVGAYYGKGRRTNVYGSFLMSVYDEEDDNYRTVCKIATGFDDNQLTELHKQLETSIIKHKPQSVVSNLVPDVWFDPSVVLEVRAADLFVSPVHTACNEMGISGIGLRFPRLVKIRDDKNVKQIASSSQIFNIYKSQVSISNSDIVLLNSDTEIDE